The Chryseolinea soli genome contains a region encoding:
- a CDS encoding hemerythrin domain-containing protein, which translates to MSKVALKDTRISELVDRNYVHAYVLFYFGIRFYEYSELTLDQVCQQRGLKVDQVIREMEAPSHLQEADLPLVSYPTDLIIEYLKHSHFLFIKHKLPYIARLVESFKANHEDFRTVERDLKIVFPLFVEDFIAHIYEEEDTLFSYIQALERAAKGRYLPTKLYYLMEKNSVQKFAMEHEAHDDEMEGIRNITKDYTLTPQAPLHVKVLYNELKGFEKSLITHARIENEILFPKAMALESKVKTTFFEKAKLN; encoded by the coding sequence ATGAGCAAGGTAGCCCTAAAAGATACGCGCATTTCGGAACTGGTGGACCGCAACTATGTCCATGCCTATGTGCTGTTTTATTTTGGTATCCGGTTCTATGAATATTCCGAGCTCACCCTGGACCAGGTGTGCCAACAACGCGGCCTGAAAGTGGACCAGGTGATCCGCGAAATGGAGGCGCCTTCGCATCTCCAGGAAGCCGACCTGCCGCTGGTTTCCTACCCCACCGACCTCATCATCGAATACCTGAAGCATTCGCATTTTTTATTCATCAAGCATAAACTTCCCTACATCGCGCGACTCGTGGAGAGCTTTAAAGCAAACCACGAAGATTTCCGGACGGTGGAACGCGACCTGAAAATTGTTTTCCCGCTGTTCGTCGAAGATTTTATCGCGCACATCTATGAAGAGGAGGACACGCTTTTCAGCTACATCCAGGCGCTGGAACGCGCAGCAAAAGGCCGCTACCTGCCCACGAAATTGTATTACCTGATGGAGAAAAATTCCGTCCAAAAATTCGCCATGGAACACGAAGCCCACGACGACGAAATGGAAGGCATCCGCAACATCACAAAAGATTATACCCTCACGCCCCAGGCGCCGTTGCACGTAAAAGTTTTATACAACGAATTGAAAGGCTTCGAAAAAAGCCTCATCACCCACGCCCGCATCGAAAACGAAATCCTCTTCCCCAAGGCCATGGCCCTGGAAAGCAAAGTGAAGACCACCTTCTTCGAAAAAGCCAAGCTGAATTAA
- a CDS encoding S41 family peptidase gives MTENSNSKYQIRLPLVLCLGLAAGVFVGARLNTPKGSSDVGSEVQKFREVLTQIQNDYVDTVNTSELVDDAIQHMLNKLDPHSAYINAADRIAANEDLRGNFDGIGVEFNIFHDTIVVVSALSGGPSEALGIQSGDKIIKVDDKLLAGIGVQSPDVMKALKGPKGTEVKVTILRGSKEIDYKIVRDKIPQYSVDVSYMVDAQTGYIKVNRFAATTFEEFHEALKKLKESGMKRLVLDLQGNPGGYMNMAIDMADEFLSEGKKIVFTNGKEKKYNSEAMSTARGDFETGPLIVLVNEGSASASEILSGALQDNDRALIVGRRSFGKGLVQSPFDLSDGSELRLTISRYYTPTGRSIQKPYEDEDEYSRDIISRYNHGEFFHADSIRFNDSLKYVTPNGRTVYGGGGIMPDYFVPLDTTLNSHYLNELYTSTSIQEYTFGYAETHKDELQKKGFQSFLKNFNVSDDMLESLVKVGERNKVKPDRKELRLKKKLFQVHIKAQIARKLWNNEGFFQVMNETNEILLQAMKLFDRIPNELDRRKM, from the coding sequence ATGACGGAGAATAGCAATTCAAAATATCAGATCAGGCTCCCCCTGGTGCTGTGCCTGGGCCTCGCGGCGGGCGTTTTTGTGGGAGCGCGCCTGAATACACCGAAGGGATCCAGTGACGTGGGCAGCGAAGTCCAGAAATTTCGCGAAGTGCTCACCCAGATACAAAATGATTATGTGGACACCGTGAACACCAGCGAATTGGTGGACGACGCCATCCAGCATATGCTGAACAAGCTCGATCCCCACTCGGCCTACATCAATGCGGCCGACCGTATTGCCGCCAACGAAGACCTGCGTGGTAATTTCGACGGCATTGGCGTGGAGTTCAACATTTTTCACGACACCATCGTGGTGGTCTCCGCCCTCAGCGGCGGCCCCTCGGAAGCCCTCGGCATCCAGTCCGGCGACAAGATCATTAAAGTGGACGACAAGCTGCTGGCCGGCATTGGCGTGCAATCGCCCGATGTGATGAAAGCTTTGAAAGGACCGAAAGGGACCGAGGTAAAGGTCACCATCCTGCGCGGCAGTAAAGAGATCGACTATAAAATTGTCCGCGACAAAATTCCGCAATATTCTGTGGACGTGTCCTACATGGTCGATGCACAAACCGGCTACATCAAAGTGAACCGCTTTGCGGCCACCACGTTCGAGGAATTCCACGAGGCCTTGAAGAAATTGAAGGAAAGTGGTATGAAACGACTGGTGCTCGACCTCCAGGGAAATCCTGGTGGCTACATGAACATGGCCATCGACATGGCGGACGAATTTTTGTCGGAAGGAAAAAAGATCGTGTTCACCAACGGCAAAGAGAAAAAATACAACTCCGAAGCCATGTCAACGGCGCGCGGCGATTTTGAAACTGGGCCACTCATTGTGTTGGTCAACGAAGGCAGCGCCTCCGCTTCCGAGATTCTATCGGGTGCCTTGCAAGACAACGACCGCGCACTCATTGTAGGTCGCCGCAGCTTTGGCAAAGGATTGGTGCAGTCGCCCTTCGACCTCAGCGATGGTTCCGAACTTCGCCTGACGATTTCACGCTACTACACGCCGACGGGTCGCTCCATCCAAAAGCCCTATGAAGATGAGGATGAATACTCCCGCGACATCATCAGCCGCTACAACCACGGAGAATTTTTTCACGCAGACAGCATCCGCTTTAACGACTCGTTGAAATATGTCACACCGAACGGTCGCACCGTCTACGGCGGTGGCGGTATCATGCCCGACTATTTTGTGCCCCTCGACACCACGTTGAACAGCCATTATCTCAACGAACTTTATACGTCCACCTCCATCCAGGAATACACCTTCGGCTATGCCGAAACGCACAAGGACGAGCTTCAGAAAAAAGGATTTCAAAGCTTCCTGAAGAACTTTAATGTTTCGGACGATATGCTGGAAAGCCTCGTAAAAGTGGGCGAACGCAACAAAGTGAAGCCCGACCGCAAAGAGCTTCGCCTGAAAAAGAAACTGTTCCAGGTCCACATCAAGGCACAAATTGCCCGCAAGCTGTGGAACAACGAAGGCTTCTTCCAGGTGATGAACGAAACGAACGAGATCTTGCTGCAGGCGATGAAGCTCTTCGATCGCATTCCCAATGAACTCGACCGCCGGAAAATGTGA
- a CDS encoding homogentisate 1,2-dioxygenase, translating to MYYHRLGQIPPKRHTQFRQPDGSLYKEEVVSSEGFSGIYSILYHTHPPTRVKQVGEAVKFGPTRIDEYSLRHTHLNTSKVETTGSDYLDARKVLLMNNDCSLSICAPAKRTMDYFYKNAEGDEVIFVHDGAGTLISPFGKLDLRKGDYVVIPRTVIYKLEFEEGPLRLLIIESASPVETVKRYRNQLGQLLEHSPYCERDIRPPHTLVNDTSKGDFLLKIKKQGYLHHYVYDYSPLDLVGWDGFLWPYAFSIHDFEPITGRLHQPPPVHQTFQGHNFVICSFVPRLFDYHPLSIPAPYNHSNIDSDEVLYYAEGNFMSRKGIERGSFTLHPGGLPHGPHPGTVEKSIGAKETHELAVMLDTFKPLFLTTDALAFVDKNYPMSWTEGSGNFNEVNAP from the coding sequence ATGTACTATCATCGTCTGGGCCAGATCCCGCCAAAGCGACACACACAGTTCCGCCAACCCGATGGGAGCTTGTACAAGGAAGAAGTGGTCAGCTCCGAGGGGTTTTCCGGCATATACTCCATCCTATACCACACGCATCCACCCACGCGCGTGAAGCAAGTGGGAGAGGCCGTGAAGTTCGGCCCCACGCGCATCGACGAATATTCACTCCGCCACACGCACCTCAACACGTCCAAAGTGGAAACCACCGGCAGCGACTATCTCGATGCCCGCAAGGTGCTGCTCATGAACAATGACTGCTCGCTTTCCATCTGCGCCCCCGCGAAGCGCACCATGGATTATTTTTATAAAAATGCAGAAGGCGACGAAGTGATCTTCGTACACGACGGCGCCGGCACGCTGATCTCTCCATTTGGTAAATTGGATCTCCGCAAAGGCGACTATGTAGTCATTCCCCGCACCGTCATCTATAAACTTGAATTTGAAGAAGGACCGTTGCGTCTGCTCATCATTGAATCAGCTTCGCCGGTGGAAACGGTGAAGCGTTATAGAAATCAACTGGGACAATTGCTCGAGCATTCTCCATATTGCGAGCGCGATATTCGCCCACCCCACACGTTGGTGAACGACACCAGCAAAGGAGATTTTTTGTTGAAGATCAAAAAACAGGGCTACCTGCATCACTACGTGTATGACTACAGTCCACTGGATTTGGTGGGTTGGGATGGATTCTTGTGGCCCTATGCATTTTCCATACACGACTTCGAACCGATCACGGGCCGGCTGCATCAGCCACCCCCGGTGCATCAAACGTTTCAGGGACACAATTTTGTGATCTGTTCGTTTGTGCCGCGGTTGTTCGACTATCATCCGCTGTCTATTCCCGCGCCCTACAATCACAGCAACATCGACAGCGACGAAGTGTTGTACTATGCCGAAGGAAACTTCATGAGCCGCAAAGGCATCGAACGCGGTTCGTTCACGTTGCATCCGGGCGGCTTGCCCCACGGGCCCCATCCGGGAACGGTTGAAAAAAGTATCGGCGCAAAAGAGACACACGAACTGGCCGTGATGCTCGACACGTTCAAGCCACTCTTTCTCACCACCGACGCCCTGGCCTTCGTCGATAAAAACTATCCGATGAGTTGGACAGAAGGCTCCGGAAATTTTAATGAGGTGAACGCACCCTAA
- a CDS encoding acyl-CoA thioesterase, translated as MSAKYVKTIQIRWADIDANRHLRHSAYYDYGATLRMMILSENGLTTEKLEQLQIGPVLFREEAVFRREIRLEDVITVDVELLKATPDYGRWSIRHNFLKADGSLAAVINIDAAWIDMVKRKLTVPDPFIQNIFANFPKPDDFEFVVKKV; from the coding sequence ATGAGCGCCAAGTACGTTAAGACCATACAGATCCGCTGGGCGGATATCGATGCCAACCGCCACCTTCGTCACTCTGCCTACTACGACTATGGCGCCACGTTGCGCATGATGATCCTCAGCGAGAACGGCCTCACCACTGAGAAGCTGGAGCAACTGCAGATCGGCCCGGTACTGTTTCGCGAGGAGGCTGTCTTCCGGCGCGAGATCCGGTTGGAAGATGTGATCACGGTGGATGTGGAACTGCTGAAAGCCACGCCCGACTATGGCCGCTGGAGCATCCGGCACAATTTCCTTAAGGCCGACGGCTCGCTGGCGGCCGTCATCAACATCGATGCAGCCTGGATCGACATGGTGAAGCGCAAGCTCACCGTGCCCGACCCATTCATTCAAAACATCTTTGCAAATTTCCCCAAGCCCGACGACTTTGAGTTTGTCGTGAAGAAGGTTTAG
- a CDS encoding phosphoribosylglycinamide formyltransferase, whose product MPKEFRIAIFASGSGTNAEEIMKHFRHHPRVEVAMLLSNTPEAYALKRAEKFNVPTAVFTRKEYKESQIVLEWLREKQVTHVVLAGFLWLVPHYLTDAFPDRIINIHPSLLPKFGGKGMYGMKVHEAVKEQGETSTGITIHLVNEHYDEGRVIFQISCPVGPQDTPETIAQQVHRLEYAHYPRVIEEWILGSA is encoded by the coding sequence ATGCCGAAAGAATTCCGAATCGCCATTTTCGCTTCCGGAAGCGGAACAAATGCAGAAGAGATCATGAAACACTTCCGCCATCATCCCCGAGTGGAGGTGGCGATGTTGCTCAGCAACACCCCGGAAGCGTATGCATTGAAACGTGCGGAAAAATTCAATGTTCCTACCGCAGTCTTTACGCGTAAAGAATACAAAGAATCCCAGATCGTGCTGGAATGGCTCCGGGAGAAACAGGTAACCCACGTGGTGCTTGCCGGATTTTTGTGGCTCGTTCCCCATTATCTCACCGACGCTTTCCCCGATCGCATCATCAACATCCACCCGTCGTTGTTGCCCAAATTCGGGGGCAAGGGCATGTATGGCATGAAAGTGCATGAGGCCGTAAAAGAACAGGGCGAGACCTCCACCGGCATCACCATCCATTTGGTGAACGAGCATTATGACGAAGGTCGCGTGATCTTTCAGATTTCTTGTCCGGTTGGTCCCCAAGACACGCCCGAAACCATCGCACAACAGGTGCATCGGCTGGAGTATGCGCACTATCCGCGTGTGATCGAGGAGTGGATCCTCGGCTCAGCCTAA
- a CDS encoding geranylgeranylglycerol-phosphate geranylgeranyltransferase, translating into MAQELSQVSNFVESLFKLTRFGNLVIIAFAQYFTARFLIGPQTFTDVHLAILSLSTVSIAAAGYIINDYYDVKIDYINKPERVVIGKQITRRYAILFHVVLSSAGILLGVILSWRIGAVNVFSVFLLWLYSNSLKRLPFVGNLTVAMLTGLSIYVVDLYYGTHSAMVIIYAAFAFFMTLVREIIKDMEDLKGDNTFGCRTLPIVLGMRRTKVIIYAILAIFSATVFALNVLYEALPLQYYVVFLFIPLLWLFYRLLRADMKKDFAWLSAFCKVIMLLGISSMAFI; encoded by the coding sequence ATGGCACAGGAATTATCACAGGTTAGCAATTTTGTGGAATCGTTGTTCAAACTGACGCGGTTCGGGAACCTTGTGATCATTGCCTTCGCGCAATATTTTACCGCCCGCTTTTTGATCGGCCCCCAAACCTTCACCGACGTCCACCTGGCCATTCTTTCCCTGTCAACGGTGTCCATAGCGGCGGCGGGGTATATCATCAACGACTATTATGATGTAAAGATCGACTACATCAACAAGCCCGAGCGCGTGGTGATCGGCAAGCAGATCACGCGGCGGTATGCGATTCTTTTTCACGTGGTCCTTTCGTCGGCAGGTATTTTATTGGGGGTGATTTTGTCGTGGCGCATTGGGGCGGTGAATGTGTTCTCCGTTTTTCTGTTGTGGCTCTATTCCAACAGCCTGAAGCGCCTGCCTTTTGTGGGCAACCTGACCGTGGCGATGCTCACGGGCCTTTCGATCTATGTGGTGGACCTCTACTACGGAACGCACAGCGCGATGGTCATCATCTATGCGGCGTTTGCGTTTTTTATGACCCTGGTGCGCGAGATCATCAAGGACATGGAAGACCTGAAAGGCGACAACACCTTTGGATGCAGAACGCTACCCATCGTGCTGGGCATGCGCCGAACGAAGGTGATCATCTATGCCATCCTCGCCATTTTTTCCGCTACGGTGTTCGCGCTTAACGTGCTGTACGAAGCGCTCCCCCTGCAATATTATGTTGTGTTCTTGTTCATCCCTCTGCTGTGGCTGTTCTATCGCCTGCTGCGGGCCGATATGAAAAAGGACTTTGCCTGGCTCAGTGCTTTTTGCAAGGTCATTATGTTGCTGGGCATCTCCAGCATGGCTTTCATTTAA
- a CDS encoding lysylphosphatidylglycerol synthase transmembrane domain-containing protein has translation MSSSLKTFLQYMFILAATALLIWFSLRGLHVAEGENKWDYLKHTWDSAHKGWLLLMAVIAMASHVVRAERWRMLLTPLGESPKLSHSFFSLMVGYLVNLVIPRGGEVSRCYNLYKLDKIPVEISFGTVVLERIVDVLCLLILIAFSFILESQKLFAFIETLPIGQGDHQSKYTVLLYLVGGLVVLGSVGIWFVRKNKKMNAWVMKTWHGFKDGVLSVFKLKNKGLFIFHSVLIWLLYFAMSYAVIKAFPATSELGFHAVLSLFAIGSIAMAAPLPGGTGSYHVLVPQGLVFLYSIPQSDAVAFTFIFHGWQTFIMIVAGAISLIATSFLVKRGPVSSSKEIQPIKE, from the coding sequence GTGTCTTCCAGCCTCAAGACGTTCCTCCAATACATGTTTATCCTGGCAGCCACCGCGCTGCTCATCTGGTTTTCGCTCCGCGGTCTTCACGTTGCCGAAGGCGAGAACAAATGGGACTATCTGAAACATACCTGGGACAGCGCCCACAAAGGATGGTTGTTGTTGATGGCCGTCATTGCCATGGCCAGCCACGTGGTGCGGGCCGAACGCTGGCGCATGCTGCTGACCCCGCTGGGCGAGTCTCCTAAATTGAGTCACAGTTTTTTTTCCCTGATGGTGGGCTACCTCGTCAACCTGGTTATTCCCCGCGGTGGTGAAGTGTCGCGGTGCTACAATCTTTACAAGCTCGATAAGATCCCGGTGGAAATTTCCTTTGGTACGGTGGTGCTGGAAAGGATCGTCGATGTCTTGTGCCTGCTCATTCTCATTGCATTTTCTTTTATACTCGAGTCGCAGAAATTATTTGCGTTCATCGAAACGCTGCCCATCGGGCAGGGTGACCACCAATCGAAATATACCGTGTTGCTCTACTTGGTGGGCGGCTTGGTCGTGCTGGGCAGTGTAGGCATCTGGTTCGTCCGGAAAAACAAAAAAATGAATGCCTGGGTGATGAAGACGTGGCATGGCTTTAAAGATGGTGTGTTGTCGGTTTTCAAATTGAAGAACAAGGGATTGTTCATTTTTCACTCCGTGCTCATCTGGTTATTGTATTTCGCCATGAGCTATGCCGTCATAAAAGCGTTCCCGGCCACCAGCGAGTTGGGCTTTCACGCAGTGCTCAGTTTGTTTGCGATTGGCTCCATTGCCATGGCCGCACCGTTGCCAGGGGGCACAGGTTCCTATCACGTGCTAGTCCCACAAGGCCTTGTTTTTTTGTACAGCATCCCCCAGAGCGACGCCGTAGCGTTCACCTTTATCTTCCACGGATGGCAAACGTTCATCATGATCGTAGCCGGAGCCATCTCCCTGATAGCAACATCCTTCCTGGTAAAACGAGGCCCCGTATCCTCGTCAAAAGAAATTCAACCCATTAAAGAATAA
- the panD gene encoding aspartate 1-decarboxylase: protein MRIEVLKSKIHRAKITQAELHYVGSITIDEDLMDAANMIEGEKVAVVNVNNGERLETYVIKGERGSGMVCLNGPAARKAQVGDIVIIISYASMKFEKAKTFKPTIIFPTPDNKLP from the coding sequence TTGAGAATAGAAGTTTTAAAGTCGAAAATTCACCGCGCCAAGATCACGCAAGCGGAATTGCACTATGTGGGCAGTATCACCATCGATGAAGATCTGATGGACGCCGCCAACATGATCGAAGGGGAGAAAGTGGCCGTGGTGAACGTGAACAATGGCGAGCGCCTGGAGACCTATGTGATCAAAGGCGAAAGAGGCTCGGGCATGGTGTGTCTGAACGGACCTGCTGCACGCAAGGCGCAAGTGGGCGACATCGTGATCATCATCTCTTATGCATCCATGAAATTCGAGAAGGCCAAAACCTTCAAACCGACTATCATTTTCCCAACTCCCGATAATAAACTACCTTGA
- the panC gene encoding pantoate--beta-alanine ligase, producing MEIFKQIAPFKAFLKGAKLAGKTVGLVPTMGALHKGHISLVEASKTQNSVTVATIFVNPTQFNNPEDLKKYPKTLDKDVALLEKVGCDAVFCPETEEMYDQPSRLKFDFGHLDKVMEGQFRPGHFSGVALVVSKLFNIVEPHHAYFGQKDWQQFAVIKTLVEELKFGLELHFVPTMREADGLAMSSRNLRLDEHQRAHATIFYKALSYAREALRSGQAVAEVKQRVRSMVDQEPGMRLEYFEATDSKNLTVLDNVKDAGHVILCIAGHAGEIRLIDNLFL from the coding sequence ATGGAGATTTTCAAGCAGATAGCCCCATTCAAAGCATTCCTAAAAGGCGCCAAACTGGCCGGTAAAACCGTTGGTCTGGTGCCCACCATGGGCGCCCTTCACAAGGGCCACATTTCGCTGGTAGAAGCCTCTAAAACCCAGAATTCGGTCACCGTCGCCACCATTTTCGTCAACCCCACCCAGTTCAATAATCCCGAGGATTTGAAGAAATATCCCAAGACCCTCGACAAGGATGTGGCTTTGTTGGAAAAAGTTGGTTGCGACGCTGTTTTTTGCCCCGAAACAGAAGAAATGTATGACCAACCGTCCCGGCTTAAATTTGATTTCGGCCATCTTGACAAAGTGATGGAAGGTCAATTCCGGCCAGGACATTTTAGCGGTGTTGCCCTCGTGGTCTCCAAATTGTTCAATATCGTAGAACCTCACCATGCCTATTTCGGACAAAAAGACTGGCAGCAATTTGCTGTTATTAAAACGCTGGTAGAGGAATTAAAATTCGGCCTGGAGCTTCACTTCGTGCCCACCATGCGTGAGGCTGACGGTTTGGCCATGTCGTCACGCAATTTGCGGTTGGACGAGCACCAAAGAGCCCACGCAACGATTTTTTATAAAGCTTTATCCTATGCCCGCGAAGCCCTTCGCAGCGGCCAGGCCGTTGCCGAGGTAAAACAACGTGTGCGGAGCATGGTTGACCAGGAACCGGGCATGCGACTGGAATATTTCGAGGCGACCGATAGCAAAAACTTAACGGTTTTAGATAACGTTAAAGACGCCGGGCATGTGATCCTTTGCATCGCCGGCCATGCAGGTGAAATTCGTTTGATCGACAACCTGTTTTTGTAG
- a CDS encoding glycogen/starch synthase: MSKLRVLYVASEINPFLQTSEVADFVRKLPQAMQEKGMEIRILVPRFGIINERKNRLHEVVRLSGINIAVGDEEKPLIIKVASIPNAKLQVYFIDNEDYFHRKSVFHDKENNFYEDNDERAIFFCKGVIETVRKLGWAPDVVHCNDWITSFIPLYLKTTYKNDPLFKNAKTVFTIYNNSFSHKFKGDIMDKVKMMDIEDNMLGNLKTADFEGFIKLGVEFSDAVIVAGENKKLEGLFKKIKEKKVENFDNDENSTESYYNLYNELMG; the protein is encoded by the coding sequence ATGTCAAAACTTCGAGTTCTTTATGTAGCCAGCGAGATCAACCCGTTTCTGCAAACCTCCGAAGTAGCGGACTTTGTGCGCAAACTTCCACAGGCGATGCAGGAAAAGGGGATGGAGATCAGGATTCTGGTGCCGCGGTTTGGGATTATCAATGAGCGTAAGAACCGGTTACATGAAGTAGTGAGGCTGTCGGGTATCAATATTGCGGTGGGAGACGAAGAAAAGCCGTTGATCATTAAAGTGGCTTCTATTCCGAATGCTAAGCTTCAGGTCTATTTCATCGACAACGAAGATTATTTTCATCGCAAGTCGGTTTTCCATGATAAAGAAAACAACTTCTATGAGGACAACGACGAGCGCGCTATCTTCTTCTGCAAAGGGGTAATCGAAACGGTTCGCAAATTAGGCTGGGCTCCCGATGTCGTGCATTGCAACGACTGGATCACCAGCTTCATTCCACTGTACCTGAAAACCACGTACAAGAACGATCCGTTGTTCAAAAACGCAAAAACGGTTTTCACCATCTACAATAATTCCTTCTCTCACAAGTTTAAGGGAGATATCATGGACAAAGTGAAGATGATGGATATCGAAGACAACATGCTGGGCAATCTGAAGACCGCCGATTTCGAAGGCTTCATCAAGCTGGGTGTTGAGTTTTCCGATGCCGTGATCGTGGCCGGAGAGAACAAAAAGCTGGAAGGCCTGTTCAAGAAGATCAAAGAAAAGAAAGTTGAAAACTTTGATAACGACGAAAACTCAACCGAATCGTATTATAATCTCTATAATGAACTTATGGGTTAA